One Rosa chinensis cultivar Old Blush chromosome 5, RchiOBHm-V2, whole genome shotgun sequence genomic region harbors:
- the LOC112203712 gene encoding uncharacterized protein LOC112203712, translating to MGGQGSGKDDDVAVQKVEVSLNQDSSGGFGGAKLNGTNYRTWRKMMTAHLCGLDKMGYVNGTIEVPDEKDLGFGKWENSNGSVMSILYKSMTDEVVQLIIGCETAAEIWKTLKELYLNDSDFAQIHELHTKAFKMTQNGQCVSLYFAALKNIWLEIDQRRPNKMKNADDIKLHNEEKDLLRVHIFLNGLDSKHASAKGELLRLATPPSLDGAFAYIRKDEAQLESAKAIHSELSSLTVQSNPTPPKYVPPHTQQLRPQSSFTSPTGNRPLQLLQTVRAH from the coding sequence ATGGGAGGACAAGGGTCAGGCAAGGATGATGATGTCGCTGTTCAAAAGGTGGAGGTATCTCTGAATCAAGACTCTTCTGGGGGTTTTGGTGGTGCTAAGTTGAATGGCACCAATTACCGTActtggaggaagatgatgacTGCCCATTTGTGTGGGCTTGAcaagatgggatatgtgaatggcACAATTGAAGTACCAGATGAGAAGGACCTAGGGTTCGGAAAGTGGGAGAACTCAAATGGGTCTGTGATGTCCATCCTCTACAAATCAATGACCGATGAGGTAGTTCAATTGATCATTGGATGTGAGACAGCTGCTGAGATATGGAAGACTTTGAAAGAGTTGTATCTCAATGATTCTGACTTTGCTCAGATTCATGAACTCCACACCAAGGCATTCAAGATGACTCAGAATGGACAATGTGTATCCCTTTATTTTGCTGCTTTGAAGAACATCTGGTTGGAGATTGATCAGAGGCGCCCCAATAAGATGAAGAATGCTGATGATATCAAGCTGCACAATGAGGAGAAAGATTTGTTGCGGGTGCATATATTTCTGAATGGACTTGATTCCAAGCATGCTAGTGCCAAAGGTGAGTTGTTAAGGCTTGCTACTCCTCCTTCCCTTGATGGAGCCTTTGCTTATATTCGCAAGGATGAGGCTCAACTAGAGAGTGCTAAGGCAATTCATTCTGAATTGTCTAGTCTCACAGTTCAGTCTAATCCTACACCACCTAAATATGTGCCACCACATACTCAACAGTTGCGTCCTCAGTCTAGCTTTACATCACCTACTGG
- the LOC112166144 gene encoding dihydrolipoyllysine-residue succinyltransferase component of 2-oxoglutarate dehydrogenase complex 2, mitochondrial, with product MLGAIRRRLVSGASSPSILGRSLSSIRPIANKEILPQIGGGLGHVRNYSHLILAGSSHCIRTPRDVGSSIQPEPIRQMWSRPFSSETGDLVDAVVPFMGESITDGTLATFLKKPGDWVEVDEPIAQIETDKVTIDVASPESGVIEKFVANEGDTVEPGTKIAIILKSGEGVSHVGPSEKTLEEAIPQPASPVETISKNETSKVETTPVTDKPKGPSPPSPKPSAQEPQLPPKERERRIPMTTLRKRIAKRLKDSQNTYAMLTTFNEVDMTNLMNLRSDFKDAFVEKHGVKLGLMSGFIKAAVSGLQNQPTINAVIDGDDIIYRDYIDISVAVGTPKGLVVPVIRNADKMNCAEIEKEINFLAKKANEGRLSIDEMAGGSFTISNGGVYGSLISTPIINPPQSAILGMHSIVTRPMVVGGEIVPRPMMYIALTYDHRLIDGREAVYFLRRVKDVVEDPRRLLLDV from the exons ATGCTTGGCGCTATAAGGCGAAGACTCGTCTCTGGAGCCTCCTCTCCTTCG atTTTGGGCCGCTCATTGTCTTCAATCCGACCTATTGCAAACAAGGAG ATTTTACCTCAAATCGGAGGAGGATTGGGTCATGTGCGCAATTATTCTCACCTCATTTTAGCCG GTTCATCGCATTGTATCAGAACTCCGAG GGATGTTGGAAGCTCTATTCAGCCAGAGCCTATCAGGCAAATGTGGAGCAGGCCCTTTTCTTCTGAGACTG GGGATTTGGTTGATGCTGTTGTGCCTTTTATGGGTGAATCTATTACTGATGGAACTTTGGCGACATTCTTGAAGA AGCCTGGAGACTGGGTGGAAGTTGATGAACCAATTGCTCAAATTGAAACAGATAAG GTCACGATCGATGTTGCTAGTCCTGAATCCGGTGTAATTGAGAAG TTTGTAGCCAATGAAGGGGATACTGTGGAACCAGGCACCAAGATTGCTATCATACTAAAGTCCGGTGAAGGTGTATCCCATGTGGGTCCATCTGAGAAAACACTGGAGGAAGCTATTCCACAACCAGCTTCCCCTGTAGAAACAATTAGCAAGAATGAAACATCTAAAGTTGAAACAACTCCAGTTACCGATAAGCCTAAAGGACCCTCCCCACCATCTCCCAAACCCTCAGCTCAAGAACCTCAGCTCCCCCCTAAGGAACGAGAAAGACGA ATTCCTATGACAACGCTTCGGAAACGAATTGCTAAAAGATTGAAAGATTCACAGAACACATATGCAATGCTTACAACATTCAATGAAGTTGATAT GACAAATTTGATGAATCTTCGTTCTGACTTCAAGGATGCATTTGTTGAGAAGCATGGGGTCAAGTTGGGGCTTATGTCGGGATTCATCAAG GCTGCTGTCAGTGGGCTCCAAAATCAGCCTACTATTAATGCAGTCATTGATGGGGATGATATCATATATAGAGATTACATAGATATAAGTGTAGCCGTGGGTACTCCAAAG GGCCTTGTTGTGCCAGTTATTCGTAATGCTGATAAGATGAATTGTGCTGAGATAGAGAAGGAGATCAATTTCCTCGCAAAGAAGGCAAATGAGGGACGTCTTTCAATCGATGAGATGGCTGGAGGTTCATTTACAATATCCAATGGTGGAGTTTATGGAAGCCTTATAAGTACCCCCATCATCAACCCTCCTCAG TCGGCAATCTTGGGTATGCACTCAATAGTGACCCGGCCAATGGTTGTTGGGGGTGAGATTGTCCCGCGGCCGATGATGTACATTGCTCTTACCTATGACCATAGGCTGATTGATGGAAGAGAGGCAGTTTACTTCTTGCGTCGTGTTAAAGATGTTGTGGAGGACCCAAGGAGGCTTCTCCTTGATGTATGA
- the LOC112164996 gene encoding probable F-box protein At4g22030, whose protein sequence is MASIQASFCSASFSSASSRKIKATLHSQNIESSRLSVPRLLVNELNQRNGSLNLTATSSEIEVKPLFDNRKRSNLGDSVSDSNFVQELYAIMEIVADRIEMHNNIKAQRDNWNGLLLNSVNGMTATAAIMAGLASVSGSGPSILSLKISSSLLYMAVTGIVLVMNKIQPSQLAEEQRNASRLFKKLHEEIKTTLALKNPVTSYDVKVTMEKVLALDKAYPLPLLGTMIEKFPQIVEPAVWWPEEEPKCHDHNMSDKFERNGWNENLEEELKEVLCVMKGRDSAEYARLSNMVLKVNKVLAFCGPLLTGSAAIGSGLIGLPGFGSWGAVLGVVLGALGTVVNSLEHGGQVGMVFEMYRSSAGFFKLMEETIESTLKEREVGDRENGELFEVKVALQLGRSLSELRDLASASSLSSRIQQAKEEFASKLF, encoded by the coding sequence ATGGCCTCTATTCAAGCTTCTTTTTGTTCTGCTTCATTTTCTTCAGCTTCCTCTAGAAAAATCAAAGCTACTCTCCACTCCCAAAACATTGAATCATCCCGTCTTTCAGTTCCCAGGCTCCTGGTTAATGAACTGAATCAAAGGAATGGATCACTCAACCTAACAGCCACTTCATCTGAAATAGAAGTGAAACCATTATTTGACAACAGAAAAAGGTCAAATCTCGGTGACTCAGTTTCAGATTCAAACTTTGTCCAAGAGCTCTATGCAATAATGGAAATTGTGGCAGATAGAATAGAAATGCACAACAACATAAAGGCTCAGAGGGACAACTGGAATGGTCTGCTTCTCAACTCTGTGAATGGGATGACAGCCACAGCTGCAATCATGGCGGGACTTGCATCTGTCTCTGGATCTGGACCGTCCATTTTGTCTCTCAAGATCTCATCAAGTCTCCTATACATGGCTGTGACTGGGATTGTTCTAGTGATGAACAAGATCCAACCTTCACAGCTAGCAGAGGAACAAAGAAATGCTTCAAGGCTGTTcaagaagcttcatgaagaaatcaaaaccACTTTGGCTCTCAAAAACCCAGTTACTTCTTATGATGTGAAAGTCACAATGGAAAAGGTTTTGGCTTTGGATAAGGCATACCCACTTCCCTTACTTGGAACCATGATTGAGAAGTTTCCACAAATTGTGGAGCCAGCTGTGTGGTGGCCTGAGGAAGAACCCAAGTGCCATGATCATAACATGAGTGACAAGTTTGAGAGGAATGGGTGGAATGAGAATCTTGAAGAGGAACTGAAGGAGGTTTTGTGCGTAATGAAGGGAAGGGACTCCGCAGAATATGCAAGGCTAAGCAACATGGTGTTGAAGGTCAACAAGGTCTTGGCTTTCTGTGGTCCTTTGCTTACTGGGTCTGCTGCAATTGGGTCAGGTCTTATTGGGTTGCCTGGTTTTGGGTCATGGGGTGCTGTTTTGGGTGTGGTTTTGGGGGCTTTGGGCACTGTGGTTAACAGTTTGGAGCACGGAGGGCAAGTTGGAATGGTGTTTGAGATGTATAGGAGCTCTGCTGGGTTCTTCAAGCTCATGGAGGAGACCATTGAGTCAACTTTGAAGGAAAGAGAGGTTGGGGATAGAGAAAATGGGGAGCTCTTTGAAGTGAAGGTGGCTCTTCAGCTTGGTAGGAGTTTGTCTGAGCTCAGAGACCTTGCAAGTGCTTCATCTTTGTCTTCAAGAATTCAACAGGCCAAAGAAGAATTTGCAAGCAAGCTTTTTTGA